One genomic segment of Pseudorca crassidens isolate mPseCra1 chromosome X, mPseCra1.hap1, whole genome shotgun sequence includes these proteins:
- the POU3F4 gene encoding POU domain, class 3, transcription factor 4 — translation MATAASNPYSILSSSSMVHADSAGMQQGSPFRNPQKLLQSDYLQGVPSNGHPLGHHWVTSLSDGGPWSSTLATSPLEQQDVKPGREDLQLGAIIHHRSPHVAHHSPHTNHPNAWGASPAPNPSITSSSQPLNVYSQPGFTVSGMLEHGGLTPPPASASTQSLHPVLREPPDHGDLGSHHCQDHSDEETPTSDELEQFAKQFKQRRIKLGFTQADVGLALGTLYGNVFSQTTICRFEALQLSFKNMCKLKPLLNKWLEEADSSTGSPTSIDKIAAQGRKRKKRTSIEVSVKGVLETHFLKCPKPAAQEISSLADSLQLEKEVVRVWFCNRRQKEKRMTPPGDQQPHEVYSHTHTVKTDTSCHDL, via the coding sequence ATGGCCACAGCTGCCTCGAATCCCTACAGCATTCTCAGTTCCAGCTCTATGGTCCATGCGGACTCTGCGGGAATGCAGCAGGGGAGTCCTTTCCGAAACCCTCAGAAACTTCTCCAAAGTGATTACTTGCAGGGAGTTCCTAGCAATGGGCACCCCCTCGGGCATCACTGGGTGACCAGTCTGAGCGATGGAGGCCCATGGTCTTCCACACTGGCCACCAGCCCCCTGGAACAGCAAGACGTGAAGCCTGGGCGCGAAGACCTACAGTTGGGCGCAATCATCCATCACCGCTCTCCGCACGTCGCCCACCACTCTCCGCACACTAACCACCCGAATGCTTGGGGGGCGAGCCCGGCTCCGAATCCGTCCATCACGTCGAGCAGCCAACCCCTTAACGTGTACTCGCAGCCGGGCTTCACGGTGAGTGGCATGCTTGAGCACGGCGGGCTCACTCCACCGCCGGCCTCTGCCTCCACGCAGAGCTTACACCCAGTGCTCCGGGAGCCCCCAGACCACGGCGACCTAGGTTCGCACCACTGCCAGGACCACTCGGACGAGGAGACACCAACCTCGGATGAGTTGGAACAGTTCGCCAAACAGTTCAAACAAAGAAGAATCAAGTTGGGCTTCACGCAGGCTGACGTGGGGCTGGCGCTGGGCACACTGTACGGCAACGTGTTCTCTCAGACCACCATCTGCAGGTTCGAGGCCTTACAACTGAGCTTCAAGAACATGTGCAAGCTGAAGCCGCTGCTGAACAAGTGGCTGGAGGAGGCTGATTCGTCCACAGGAAGTCCGACCAGCATTGACAAGATCGCGGCGCAGGGCCGCAAGCGCAAGAAGCGAACCTCTATCGAGGTGAGTGTCAAGGGCGTACTGGAGACGCATTTCCTCAAGTGTCCCAAGCCTGCCGCGCAGGAGATTTCCTCGCTGGCAGACAGCCTCCAGTTGGAGAAAGAAGTGGTGCGTGTCTGGTTCTGTAAtcgaagacagaaagagaaaagaatgactcCACCAGGGGATCAGCAGCCACATGAGGTTTATTCGCACACGCACACGGTGAAAACAGACACGTCCTGCCACGATCTCTGA